In the Lathyrus oleraceus cultivar Zhongwan6 unplaced genomic scaffold, CAAS_Psat_ZW6_1.0 chrUn0475, whole genome shotgun sequence genome, one interval contains:
- the LOC127114262 gene encoding beta-galactosidase-like: protein MSMIMLHSCFAIEVTYDSKALIINGERRLIFSGAIHYPRSTVEMWPDLIQKAKDGGLDAIETYIFWDRHEPVQREYNFSGNLDFVKFFKLIQEAGLYAIMRIGPYACAEWNYGGFPLWLHNIPGIELRTNNEVYKKEMQIFTTKIVNVAKEANLFASQGGPIVLAQIENEYGDIMWNYKDAGKEYVKWCAQMALAQNIGVPWIMCQQGDAPQPIINTCNGYYCHNFKPNNPKSPKMFTENWIGWFQKWGERVPHRSAEDSAFSVARFFQNGGVLNNYYMYHGGTNFGRTSGGPYITTSYDYDAPIDEYGNLNQPKWGHLKQLHAAIKLGENVLTNYISVNDKDLGNGITLTTYANSTGARFCFLSNNDTNKDANIDLQNDGKYFVPAWSVTILDGCNKEIFNTAKVNSQTSIMVKKSGDNSSNELTWEWKMEPKKDTMNGKGNIKAHQLLEQKELTLDASDYLWYMTSVDINDTSIWSNATLSVNTMGHTLHGYVNRRYIGYQFSQWGNKFTYEKKVSLKNGTNIITLLSATVGLANYGAWFDEIKTGISGGPVQLIGKNNVTMDLSTNLWSYKVGLNGERKRLYDSQQHLSVSWNTNSPHIPIGKPMTWYKAEFKAPFGTNPIVVDFQGLGKGHAWVNGHSIGRYWASWVTATNGCSDTCDYRGKYVKEKCNTNCGSPSQRWYHVPRSFLNDDMNILVLFEEIGGNPQSVQFQTVTTGIICANVYEGAQLELSCQSGQVISQIQFASFGNPQGQCGSFKKGPWEATNTQSVVEAACIGKSNCGFIVTKEMFSVPLGVTNSTAKLAVQVTC, encoded by the coding sequence ATGAGTATGATTATGTTGCACTCGTGTTTTGCCATAGAGGTTACTTATGATTCAAAAGCTCTAATTATCAATGGAGAAAGACGTCTTATTTTTTCAGGTGCAATCCATTATCCAAGAAGCACTGTGGAGATGTGGCCCGACCTTATTCAAAAGGCCAAAGATGGTGGCCTTGATGCCATTGAAACTTATATATTTTGGGATCGTCACGAACCTGTTCAACGTGAATATAATTTCTCAGGAAATTTGGATTTTGTCAAATTTTTCAAGCTTATCCAAGAAGCTGGACTATATGCCATTATGAGGATTGGTCCTTATGCATGTGCGGAATGGAACTACGGAGGATTCCCATTGTGGCTTCACAATATTCCTGGGATCGAGCTAAGAACAAATAATGAGGTTTACAAGAAAGAAATGCAGATTTTCACCACAAAGATCGTGAATGTGGCAAAAGAAGCAAATCTGTTTGCATCACAAGGAGGTCCCATTGTTCTAGCTCAAATTGAGAATGAATATGGAGATATCATGTGGAATTACAAAGATGCCGGGAAGGAATACGTTAAATGGTGTGCTCAAATGGCTCTAGCACAAAATATTGGGGTTCCATGGATCATGTGTCAGCAAGGTGATGCTCCCCAACCTATCATCAATACTTGCAATGGATACTACTGTCATAATTTTAAACCTAATAACCCAAAAAGTCCTAAAATGTTCACTGAAAATTGGATTGGTTGGTTCCAAAAATGGGGTGAAAGGGTTCCCCATAGAAGTGCTGAAGATTCAGCTTTCTCAGTTGCACGCTTTTTCCAAAATGGAGGTGTATTAAACAATTACTACATGTACCATGGAGGAACCAACTTTGGCCGCACATCAGGTGGACCATATATAACAACATCTTATGACTATGATGCACCGATTGATGAGTATGGGAATTTGAATCAACCAAAATGGGGACATCTTAAGCAACTTCATGCAGCAATTAAATTGGGTGAAAATGTTCTTACAAATTATATATCAGTAAATGACAAGGATCTTGGCAATGGAATCACACTTACAACATACGCCAATTCCACAGGCGCAAGATTTTGTTTCCTGAGCAATAATGACACTAACAAAGATGCAAATATTGACTTACAAAATGATGGTAAATACTTTGTTCCTGCCTGGTCCGTCACCATTCTTGATGGATGCAACAAAGAAATTTTCAATACGGCAAAAGTTAATAGTCAGACCTCAATAATGGTGAAAAAGAGTGGTGATAATAGTTCTAATGAACTCACTTGGGAATGGAAAATGGAGCCAAAGAAAGACACCATGAATGGAAAGGGAAATATTAAAGCACATCAGCTCTTGGAGCAGAAGGAACTAACCTTGGATGCTAGTGACTATTTATGGTACATGACTAGTGTTGATATCAATGACACTTCAATTTGGAGCAATGCAACTCTCAGTGTGAACACTATGGGGCATACACTTCATGGTTATGTTAATAGGAGGTATATAGGATACCAATTTAGCCAATGGGGAAATAAATTCACTTATGAAAAGAAAGTTTCTTTGAAGAATGGAACAAACATTATAACTTTGCTTAGTGCCACTGTCGGGCTTGCAAACTATGGTGCATGGTTTGACGAGATAAAAACAGGCATATCAGGTGGCCCTGTTCAATTGATTGGAAAAAATAATGTTACTATGGATTTGTCAACCAACCTTTGGTCTTATAAGGTTGGTTTGAATGGTGAGAGGAAACGTTTATATGATTCGCAACAACATCTCAGTGTATCATGGAACACTAATTCACCTCATATTCCTATTGGAAAACCTATGACTTGGTATAAGGCAGAGTTTAAAGCCCCTTTTGGAACAAACCCTATCGTGGTGGACTTCCAAGGCCTAGGTAAAGGACATGCTTGGGTGAATGGACATAGCATTGGTCGTTATTGGGCTTCTTGGGTTACAGCTACAAATGGATGCAGTGACACGTGCGATTATCGGGGAAAATATGTAAAGGAAAAGTGCAACACTAATTGTGGAAGTCCATCGCAAAGGTGGTATCATGTACCAAGATCATTCTTGAATGATGACATGAACATATTGGTTTTATTTGAGGAAATAGGTGGTAATCCTCAGAGTGTTCAGTTCCAAACTGTGACAACAGGAATTATTTGTGCTAATGTATATGAAGGCGCACAACTCGAACTATCATGCCAAAGTGGACAAGTAATTTCACAAATCCAATTTGCTAGCTTTGGGAATCCACAAGGCCAGTGTGGTTCTTTTAAGAAAGGGCCTTGGGAAGCTACAAATACCCAATCTGTTGTGGAAGCTGCATGCATAGGAAAAAGTAATTGTGGATTTATAGTTACAAAAGAAATGTTTAGTGTTCCACTTGGAGTAACAAATAGTACAGCTAAATTAGCGGTGCAGGTGACATGTTAA